The following are encoded in a window of Chitinophagaceae bacterium genomic DNA:
- a CDS encoding SusC/RagA family TonB-linked outer membrane protein has product MRRFLTLFTMLMLCGVLAFAQSRVVTGKVTDIDGNPVSFATIKIKGTQSGLSADANGAYSIRVNPGAILVISGASYKDAEVPVGTQNVLNTVLEKGATSELKEVVVTSAFGIRRTARSTSSNVQNLSGDQVNTIRQTNVNNALAGKVAGAQVRSQSAAKLGAETTVRLRGENGLGVGGGALYVVDGTIMPSGADINPDDVEDYSILQGPAAAALFGPDGSNGAVVITLKKAKKGAKGIGLEVNTGVQFDKVYIVPDYQNSYAGGASGDFLQYKYKAGQPEGWKALDGKYYHDYTDDASWGPRIAGQEYIPWYAWYAGSEYAFKTAKLTPQPTNIRDFWETGVTKTNNVSFSKAMDNLSFRVSYTNLDIKGITPTEYLKRHTLNANMTAELSSRWTVGVNFNYIAENRNTESDDGYSNQTTGSFGSWFHRNIDMGKMKELRGLKSPEGILSSWNHGNPDGYSAAAPVKFYGGNYWYNFYQYFDYIQNDQRRDRLFGDVSLTYKLTNDLKVKATYRKQQLTTNSETIYRSELESSANQMSFNPYQGNARAAYGTTNTFSDRQNYEGLISYSKKIKSFQINANAGFDVLKTNFRGINANTMDGLNAPGLYALSNSRSPINYGNTRQKFTRRGLFIRADIGFRNYLFIEGSYRRDYTSTEPAGGYIDSKSGGLSFVFSDLTKNFIPFISYGKIRGSIGQSLNTLGIYQLNSTYTIGVNQWIGNFLTTVPNNLVDPALQGATNVEKELGIEMRFLKNRVGFNVTYWDRTNKNFPVNVGVAQQTGFGSVSVNAGEVAKKGWDVTAFVKPIVSKNLEWEITGAWGYITKNQVVSIYPGINRLAISTGAFSGTSSAYAVNEVGQPWGQMFGGGIKKINGTPQLTSTGLFIREADTKFGSVLPQYTGGVQNTINLFKHFTINVNIDYSYGGKFFSLSDFWGTFSGLTARTAELNDKGIPVRDPVADGGGVHVFGVDATGKPVDYYVPAQTYFQQFRSNSISENSVYDLTFVKLRELSIGYKVPVDKLGVGRYVKTAVFSVVSRNPWLIYSKTRGFDPSEISNPYGEDGQLPGTRSFGVNLKLGF; this is encoded by the coding sequence ATGAGAAGATTTTTAACACTGTTTACAATGCTCATGCTCTGTGGAGTATTGGCATTTGCCCAAAGCCGGGTGGTGACCGGTAAGGTTACTGATATAGACGGTAACCCGGTTTCTTTTGCAACAATTAAGATAAAAGGAACTCAATCTGGTCTTTCTGCTGATGCAAACGGAGCTTACTCTATCCGAGTTAACCCGGGTGCAATTCTGGTTATTTCCGGAGCCAGTTATAAAGATGCCGAAGTTCCTGTTGGAACCCAAAACGTATTAAACACCGTTTTGGAAAAAGGCGCTACTTCAGAATTGAAAGAAGTGGTTGTAACAAGTGCCTTCGGTATCAGGCGTACAGCAAGAAGTACTTCATCTAACGTTCAGAACTTAAGTGGCGACCAGGTGAACACCATCCGCCAGACAAACGTTAACAACGCGTTGGCCGGTAAAGTGGCCGGTGCCCAGGTGCGCAGCCAGTCTGCAGCTAAATTGGGTGCTGAAACTACCGTTCGTCTTCGTGGTGAAAACGGTCTTGGTGTAGGTGGAGGTGCCTTATACGTTGTAGATGGTACGATCATGCCAAGCGGCGCAGACATCAACCCGGACGATGTTGAGGATTACTCAATATTACAAGGCCCGGCTGCTGCAGCCCTGTTTGGTCCTGACGGATCTAACGGTGCAGTTGTAATAACACTGAAAAAAGCTAAAAAAGGTGCTAAAGGAATAGGCCTGGAAGTTAACACAGGCGTACAATTTGATAAAGTATACATTGTACCAGACTATCAGAATTCATATGCTGGTGGTGCTTCTGGCGACTTTCTCCAATACAAGTACAAAGCTGGTCAGCCAGAAGGCTGGAAAGCACTTGATGGCAAATACTATCATGATTATACGGATGACGCCAGCTGGGGTCCACGTATCGCCGGACAGGAATATATTCCATGGTATGCATGGTATGCCGGAAGTGAATATGCTTTCAAAACAGCTAAACTTACACCTCAACCTACAAACATTCGTGATTTCTGGGAAACAGGTGTTACCAAAACAAATAACGTAAGTTTCTCTAAGGCTATGGATAATCTTAGTTTCAGGGTTTCTTACACTAACCTGGATATTAAAGGTATTACCCCAACTGAATACCTGAAGCGTCATACTTTAAATGCAAATATGACTGCAGAATTAAGTTCACGCTGGACTGTTGGTGTAAACTTCAATTACATTGCAGAGAACAGGAATACAGAGAGCGATGATGGTTATTCTAACCAGACCACCGGCTCATTCGGTTCATGGTTCCATCGTAATATAGATATGGGCAAGATGAAAGAATTAAGAGGTTTGAAGAGCCCTGAGGGTATCCTGTCAAGCTGGAACCACGGAAACCCCGACGGTTACAGCGCTGCTGCACCTGTTAAATTCTACGGTGGTAACTATTGGTACAACTTCTACCAGTATTTTGATTATATCCAGAATGACCAGAGGAGAGACAGGCTTTTTGGTGATGTGTCATTAACATACAAGCTCACCAATGACCTGAAAGTGAAAGCTACTTATCGTAAGCAGCAATTGACCACTAATAGTGAGACAATTTACAGGAGTGAACTTGAATCAAGTGCAAACCAGATGTCTTTTAACCCTTACCAGGGTAATGCCAGGGCCGCTTATGGAACTACCAACACCTTCAGTGACCGTCAGAACTATGAAGGTTTGATCTCTTATTCTAAAAAGATCAAGAGTTTCCAGATCAATGCCAATGCCGGTTTTGATGTCTTGAAAACAAATTTCAGGGGTATAAATGCAAATACGATGGACGGTCTGAATGCTCCTGGTTTATATGCATTGAGCAACTCAAGATCACCGATCAACTACGGAAATACCCGCCAGAAATTCACCCGCAGGGGCTTGTTCATCCGGGCTGATATCGGGTTCCGTAACTACCTCTTCATTGAAGGTTCTTACCGCAGGGACTATACTTCAACTGAGCCTGCCGGAGGATACATTGATTCTAAATCCGGTGGTCTTTCATTTGTATTCAGTGACCTGACCAAGAATTTCATACCATTCATAAGCTATGGTAAGATCAGGGGTTCGATCGGTCAAAGTCTTAATACTTTGGGAATTTACCAGTTAAACTCTACTTATACAATTGGTGTTAACCAGTGGATTGGAAACTTCCTGACCACAGTGCCTAATAACCTGGTTGACCCGGCATTGCAGGGAGCTACCAACGTAGAAAAAGAATTGGGTATTGAAATGCGTTTCCTGAAGAACCGTGTAGGTTTCAACGTAACTTACTGGGACAGGACAAACAAAAATTTCCCTGTTAACGTAGGGGTGGCTCAGCAAACTGGCTTTGGTTCAGTTTCAGTTAATGCCGGTGAGGTTGCTAAAAAAGGCTGGGATGTTACCGCATTTGTTAAGCCGATCGTTTCAAAAAATCTTGAGTGGGAAATTACCGGTGCATGGGGATATATAACCAAGAACCAGGTGGTAAGTATCTATCCTGGCATCAACAGGCTGGCAATATCTACCGGTGCATTCTCCGGAACTTCTTCTGCTTATGCAGTGAATGAAGTAGGACAGCCATGGGGCCAGATGTTTGGTGGTGGTATCAAAAAGATAAACGGAACTCCCCAGTTAACTTCAACTGGTTTGTTCATTCGTGAAGCCGACACCAAATTTGGTTCTGTGTTGCCGCAATACACTGGTGGTGTTCAGAATACCATTAACCTGTTCAAGCATTTCACCATCAATGTTAATATTGACTACTCTTACGGTGGTAAATTCTTCTCCCTGTCTGATTTCTGGGGTACTTTCTCAGGCCTGACAGCCCGTACAGCCGAATTGAACGATAAGGGTATCCCTGTTCGTGACCCGGTTGCTGATGGTGGTGGTGTTCACGTATTTGGTGTAGACGCTACCGGAAAGCCTGTTGATTATTATGTACCTGCTCAGACTTATTTCCAGCAGTTCAGGTCTAACAGCATTTCTGAGAACAGTGTTTATGATTTGACTTTTGTTAAGTTAAGGGAATTAAGTATTGGTTACAAAGTACCGGTTGATAAACTGGGAGTTGGCAGATATGTTAAAACAGCTGTTTTCTCCGTGGTATCACGTAACCCATGGCTGATCTATTCCAAAACCAGGGGCTTCGATCCATCTGAGATCAGCAACCCTTATGGTGAGGATGGCCAGCTGCCCGGAACCAGGTCATTCGGTGTTAACTTAAAACTTGGTTTCTAA
- a CDS encoding helix-hairpin-helix domain-containing protein produces the protein MRKTFFMIIFLFLFVHIRAQVQETTTEQQLENSTANNEDVETEDDSYLQQLQQFLKNPVNLNLADEPALKELGILTPIQVQHFILYRNLVGRFIDVHELQAIPGWDLQTIQKLRPYVTVGSEFEMLNAFSSRLKKGEHGILIRASQVLERSAGYLADSSSATNFYPGSPQKILLRYKYACKDLLQYGIVAEKDAGEQS, from the coding sequence ATGAGAAAAACCTTTTTCATGATCATCTTTCTTTTTCTGTTTGTGCATATCCGTGCACAGGTGCAGGAAACAACCACGGAGCAGCAACTGGAAAACAGTACAGCAAATAATGAAGACGTTGAAACCGAAGATGATTCTTACCTGCAGCAACTGCAGCAGTTTTTAAAGAACCCTGTTAACCTGAACCTGGCCGATGAACCTGCGCTGAAAGAACTGGGGATACTTACCCCTATCCAGGTTCAGCATTTTATCCTGTACAGGAACCTAGTTGGCAGATTCATTGATGTTCACGAACTGCAGGCCATACCTGGCTGGGACCTGCAAACCATTCAGAAACTCAGGCCATACGTAACCGTTGGTTCGGAGTTTGAAATGCTGAATGCATTCAGCAGCCGGTTGAAAAAAGGCGAACATGGTATTTTGATCAGGGCATCGCAGGTGCTGGAAAGGTCAGCAGGTTATCTGGCTGACTCATCTTCTGCAACAAATTTTTATCCCGGCTCACCGCAAAAGATATTGCTCAGGTATAAATACGCCTGTAAGGATTTACTGCAGTACGGGATCGTTGCAGAGAAAGATGCCGGCGAACAGTCGTAA
- a CDS encoding radical SAM protein, giving the protein MEHFYTLQGEGYHQGKAAYFIRLGGCDVGCVWCDVKESWDAEKHPLLKIEDLLFNIEQTRAKLVVVTGGEPLMHNLDVLTAALQAKGFETNIETSGAHPLSGSWNWICLSPKKFKAPLPEILPLANELKVVVFNKSDLEWAEQYAALVSPGCRLYLQPEWDKASVVTPLVIDYIKQHPQWELSLQIHKYIHVP; this is encoded by the coding sequence ATGGAACACTTCTATACGTTGCAGGGAGAGGGGTATCACCAGGGCAAAGCCGCTTATTTCATCCGCCTCGGCGGCTGTGATGTGGGCTGCGTCTGGTGCGATGTGAAAGAAAGCTGGGATGCGGAGAAGCATCCTTTATTGAAGATTGAAGATCTGCTGTTTAATATTGAACAGACGCGGGCAAAGCTGGTTGTGGTTACAGGCGGAGAACCATTGATGCATAATTTAGATGTACTTACTGCTGCATTACAGGCAAAAGGCTTTGAAACAAATATTGAAACATCCGGCGCCCATCCATTGAGTGGTAGCTGGAACTGGATCTGCTTATCGCCCAAGAAATTCAAAGCACCCTTGCCTGAAATTTTGCCGCTGGCAAACGAATTAAAAGTGGTGGTGTTCAACAAATCTGATCTTGAATGGGCCGAACAATATGCGGCATTGGTATCGCCGGGTTGCAGGCTGTACCTGCAGCCGGAATGGGATAAAGCATCCGTTGTAACCCCCCTGGTCATTGATTACATCAAGCAGCACCCGCAATGGGAACTGTCGCTTCAGATACACAAGTACATCCATGTACCTTGA
- a CDS encoding OmpA family protein, producing MQNKKSYIFRIIFSFFIFNFSFLTATAQWYDPDKVNQKAGELYGRAYEEATERKYTDALKHLNEALAIEPKFVDVFLSRAGIYADMKNYAASVADFETALQMDPVYSKTYLLPYSISLAGIGKFQPALDAVNEFLSNPTLNPQSIKAGNYRRSTYVFAVEYEKKHPVKDYVFAPQNSGDSINSPALEYFPSLTIDGSKMIFTRRVNNDEDFYESNFINGKWSNAKPLEGKVNTTLNEAALNISQDGQLLVFTGCNYPEGEGSCDLYFSVRTNKGWSEPQNLGPVVNTDLWESSPSLSPDKRDLYFSSSRAGGFGGTDIWVTHRLASGKWSVPENLGEAVNTSGNEGCPFMHADNQTLYFNSNGHTGYGMSDFFFSKKINDSSWMMAENLGYPINTIDDEGSLIVVADARTAYYASDKGDSKGGIDIFSFQLREDIRPLKTLWVKGKVFDKKTKAGLPSAVELTDVKTRNLVSRIQTDEEGNYLATLPVGKEYAFNVNRKGYLFYSDNFSVLENKMDSVFTVDIPLQPIEAGATIVLRNIFFDTKKFDLKPESTGELDKLVMLLNENPKLKIQIDGHTDNVGQDKDNLLLSNNRAKAVVGYLLNKGINPQRLSYKGFGAGKPMADNATEKGKSLNRRTELSVVSN from the coding sequence ATGCAAAACAAGAAGTCTTATATCTTCCGCATAATTTTTTCATTCTTCATTTTTAATTTTTCATTCTTAACAGCCACCGCCCAATGGTACGACCCCGACAAAGTGAATCAAAAGGCCGGAGAACTTTATGGCAGGGCCTATGAAGAAGCCACCGAAAGAAAATACACCGACGCCCTGAAACACCTCAACGAAGCGCTGGCCATTGAACCAAAGTTTGTGGACGTATTCTTATCCCGGGCAGGTATCTATGCCGACATGAAGAATTATGCAGCCTCTGTTGCCGATTTTGAGACCGCCCTGCAAATGGACCCGGTCTATTCAAAAACCTATTTACTCCCCTACTCCATTTCGCTGGCGGGCATTGGGAAATTTCAGCCCGCACTGGATGCAGTGAATGAATTCTTATCCAATCCAACCCTCAACCCGCAAAGTATAAAAGCGGGCAATTACCGCAGATCTACCTATGTCTTTGCGGTGGAATATGAAAAAAAACACCCGGTAAAGGATTATGTTTTTGCCCCGCAGAATTCAGGCGACAGCATCAACTCACCTGCATTGGAATATTTTCCTTCCCTTACCATTGACGGAAGCAAAATGATCTTTACACGACGGGTGAATAATGATGAAGATTTTTATGAAAGTAATTTCATCAATGGAAAATGGAGCAATGCAAAACCATTGGAAGGAAAAGTAAATACCACGCTGAATGAAGCTGCGCTGAATATTTCGCAGGATGGACAACTGCTTGTTTTTACAGGATGTAATTATCCCGAAGGCGAAGGAAGCTGTGATCTTTATTTTTCGGTACGCACAAACAAGGGCTGGAGTGAGCCACAGAACCTGGGACCAGTGGTGAACACTGATCTCTGGGAATCTTCTCCTTCTTTATCGCCCGATAAAAGAGACCTGTACTTTTCCAGCAGCCGTGCCGGTGGTTTTGGCGGAACGGATATCTGGGTAACACATCGCCTGGCATCAGGCAAATGGAGTGTTCCAGAAAATTTAGGAGAGGCCGTAAATACAAGTGGCAATGAAGGTTGTCCCTTTATGCATGCCGATAATCAGACACTTTACTTCAACAGCAATGGCCACACCGGTTACGGAATGTCTGATTTTTTCTTCAGCAAAAAAATAAACGACAGCAGTTGGATGATGGCCGAAAATTTAGGTTACCCCATCAATACCATCGATGACGAAGGCTCCCTGATCGTGGTGGCAGATGCACGGACAGCTTACTATGCCAGCGACAAGGGCGACAGTAAAGGCGGGATTGACATTTTTTCTTTCCAGTTAAGAGAAGACATCAGGCCCTTAAAAACATTGTGGGTTAAAGGAAAAGTGTTTGATAAAAAAACAAAGGCAGGTCTGCCCTCGGCGGTTGAACTTACCGATGTAAAGACCAGGAACCTGGTCAGCAGGATACAAACCGATGAAGAGGGGAATTACCTGGCAACATTACCGGTTGGAAAAGAGTATGCATTCAACGTGAACCGCAAAGGATATTTATTTTATTCCGATAATTTTTCTGTACTTGAAAATAAAATGGATTCTGTTTTTACCGTTGATATTCCATTGCAACCGATCGAAGCCGGTGCAACCATTGTGCTCCGGAACATCTTCTTTGATACAAAGAAATTTGACCTGAAACCCGAATCAACCGGCGAACTGGATAAACTGGTGATGCTGCTGAACGAGAACCCAAAACTAAAGATCCAGATCGACGGGCATACCGATAATGTGGGCCAGGATAAAGACAACCTGTTGCTATCCAACAACCGGGCAAAGGCCGTGGTTGGTTATTTACTGAACAAAGGAATCAATCCTCAACGATTAAGCTATAAAGGATTTGGAGCCGGTAAGCCTATGGCAGATAATGCTACCGAAAAAGGGAAATCCCTCAACCGCCGGACAGAACTTTCCGTTGTGAGCAACTGA
- the dprA gene encoding DNA-protecting protein DprA, with amino-acid sequence MSSDLLYQIALTLVPNIGDVHAKALINIYGDAHAVFKAKKKELEHIEGIGIIRARSIKDFAGLHIAEEEIKFIEKYKITPLFISDENYPKRLLNCFDCPVLLYYRGNADLNTSRIISIVGTRNNSAYGKMVCENFIRDLKEENVLVLSGLAFGIDSIAHKAALKNGLQTVAVLAHGLDRIYPEQNRSLAKQLAEQGGLLTEFISNTNPDKQNFPKRNRIVAGMCDAVVVMESGKKGGSLITAELGNGYNKDVFAIPGRVNDPKSEGCNYLIKNNKAALINSAEDFLEFMNWSTRLRPGPAKKQRELFIELTPDEKVVVEILQQQDRLHIDELYLRSGLSSSAMATALLMLEMQNVVTALPGKIYTLC; translated from the coding sequence ATGTCCAGTGACCTCCTCTACCAGATCGCCCTCACCCTTGTACCCAACATCGGCGATGTGCATGCCAAAGCACTGATCAATATTTATGGCGACGCCCATGCTGTTTTCAAAGCGAAGAAAAAAGAGCTGGAGCATATCGAAGGCATCGGGATCATCCGGGCAAGATCCATAAAGGACTTTGCCGGTCTCCACATCGCGGAAGAAGAAATAAAGTTCATAGAGAAATATAAGATCACACCGCTTTTTATAAGTGATGAAAATTATCCAAAGCGCTTATTGAATTGTTTTGATTGCCCCGTCCTGCTTTATTACCGGGGCAATGCGGATCTGAATACCTCCAGGATCATTTCCATTGTAGGCACCCGGAATAATTCTGCCTACGGCAAAATGGTTTGCGAAAACTTCATTAGGGATCTGAAAGAAGAGAATGTCCTGGTCCTGAGCGGGCTTGCATTCGGCATTGACAGCATTGCACATAAAGCAGCACTGAAAAACGGGTTGCAAACGGTTGCCGTGCTGGCACATGGGCTCGACCGGATCTACCCGGAGCAGAACAGGTCCCTGGCCAAACAACTGGCAGAACAAGGAGGGCTGCTCACCGAATTTATCAGCAATACCAATCCCGACAAGCAGAACTTTCCAAAACGGAACCGCATTGTTGCCGGCATGTGCGATGCCGTGGTTGTTATGGAAAGCGGCAAAAAAGGGGGATCGCTCATCACCGCCGAACTGGGCAATGGCTATAACAAAGACGTGTTTGCCATTCCCGGCAGGGTGAACGACCCGAAAAGCGAAGGATGCAATTACCTCATTAAAAACAATAAGGCTGCACTCATCAATTCGGCAGAAGATTTTTTAGAATTCATGAACTGGTCCACCCGGCTCCGCCCAGGGCCTGCAAAAAAACAACGGGAATTATTCATTGAACTTACACCGGATGAAAAGGTCGTTGTAGAGATCCTGCAACAACAGGATCGGTTGCACATTGATGAGCTTTATTTGAGGAGCGGCCTCAGCAGCAGTGCAATGGCAACGGCTTTATTAATGCTGGAAATGCAGAATGTGGTTACCGCTTTACCGGGGAAGATCTATACCCTGTGCTGA
- the guaB gene encoding IMP dehydrogenase has protein sequence MATINNSPTTGRSRKFYGEGLTFDDVLLMPAYSQVLPRDVNISTQLTKTITLHVPMLSAAMDTVTEAALAIALAREGGLGILHKNMSIDQQADQVRKVKRSESGLILDPVTLHPDATIGEALRLMRENKIGGIPIVDNAHKLVGILTNRDLRFETHYKDKVSTVMTRDNLITAPEGTDLKKAELIFKKNKIEKLPVVDRSGKLIGLVTFSDILKLKSHPHAVKDAFGRLLVGAGVGITGDIMQRVDALHKVGVDIVCLDSAHGHTKGVIGALKNIKKAYKGLQVIAGNVGTAAGAKALAEAGADAVKVGIGPGSICTTRIVAGTGVPQITAVMETAAALKNKKIGIISDGGIRYTGDMVKALAAGASCVMMGNVFAGTEESPGETIIYEGRKFKQYRGMGSLGAMAQGSSDRYFQDVEDDIKKFVPEGIEGRVAFKGYLREVVHQFTGGLRAGMGYCGAKDISELQNATFVKITNAGMKESHAHDIDITKEAPNYSR, from the coding sequence ATGGCAACAATAAATAACTCCCCCACTACAGGCAGATCCAGGAAATTTTACGGCGAAGGCTTAACATTTGACGACGTTTTACTCATGCCTGCCTACTCACAGGTTCTCCCCCGTGATGTGAACATCAGTACACAACTCACCAAAACGATCACGCTGCATGTGCCCATGCTGAGCGCCGCCATGGATACGGTTACCGAAGCAGCCCTGGCCATTGCATTGGCCCGGGAAGGTGGCCTCGGTATCCTGCACAAGAACATGAGCATTGACCAGCAGGCCGACCAGGTACGTAAAGTAAAAAGAAGTGAAAGCGGGTTGATCCTTGACCCGGTTACCCTGCACCCGGATGCAACCATCGGCGAAGCACTGCGGCTGATGAGGGAAAACAAGATTGGCGGTATTCCTATTGTGGACAATGCCCATAAACTCGTGGGCATACTCACCAACCGCGACCTGCGCTTTGAAACCCATTACAAAGACAAAGTGAGTACCGTGATGACCAGGGACAACCTCATCACCGCACCGGAAGGCACCGACCTTAAAAAAGCAGAACTCATTTTCAAAAAGAACAAGATCGAAAAACTACCCGTTGTGGACCGGTCGGGAAAACTGATCGGGCTGGTAACGTTCAGCGATATCTTAAAATTGAAATCACACCCGCATGCTGTGAAGGATGCATTTGGCAGGTTATTGGTTGGTGCCGGCGTTGGCATCACCGGCGATATCATGCAACGGGTGGATGCGTTGCATAAAGTGGGCGTGGATATTGTCTGCCTCGATAGTGCCCACGGCCACACGAAGGGTGTTATCGGCGCTTTGAAGAACATAAAGAAGGCCTATAAAGGTTTACAGGTGATAGCAGGTAATGTAGGCACGGCCGCAGGCGCCAAAGCGCTGGCCGAAGCAGGTGCCGATGCGGTGAAAGTGGGTATTGGTCCCGGTTCGATCTGCACCACCCGGATCGTTGCAGGAACCGGCGTTCCGCAGATAACGGCCGTGATGGAAACGGCTGCAGCATTAAAGAATAAAAAGATCGGCATCATCAGCGACGGAGGCATACGGTACACCGGTGATATGGTAAAGGCATTGGCCGCAGGCGCCAGTTGCGTGATGATGGGTAATGTTTTTGCCGGCACGGAAGAAAGTCCGGGTGAGACCATCATTTACGAAGGAAGAAAATTCAAGCAATACCGCGGCATGGGCTCGCTGGGTGCCATGGCACAGGGCAGCAGTGACCGTTATTTCCAGGATGTGGAAGACGATATCAAAAAATTCGTTCCCGAAGGCATTGAAGGCCGGGTGGCGTTTAAAGGGTATTTACGGGAAGTGGTGCACCAGTTCACCGGCGGGCTACGGGCAGGTATGGGTTACTGCGGCGCAAAAGATATCAGCGAATTACAGAACGCAACCTTTGTAAAGATCACGAACGCCGGCATGAAGGAAAGCCATGCACATGATATCGACATCACGAAGGAAGCGCCGAATTACAGCAGGTAA
- a CDS encoding DUF4105 domain-containing protein, which yields MLKLRILISFFILNFSFLIFNSARAQPASPADRDSSRLRISLLTCTPGEELYSTFGHSAFRVIDSNAVTDIVYNYGTFNFDDDGFYLKFVRGKLLYYISTEYFSSFRDFYQSENRGMTEQVLNLSASEKINIRRFLNKNSKEENKYYKYDFFFDNCTTRLRDILKKNHDSAFTFRPVMPAGTTFRDAIYEYLDKNNKHWSKLGIDILLGLPCDGVMTAEQMQFLPDNLMKSLDSATHPLVLSHQELYSIQEEKNNTSFFTPLTVFSLLFGFIFLIGFVKNKFIQGLLQGFDGLFFFLTGALGIVLIFMWTATDHQMCKNNLNLLWAWPTHAFVSFLVNSQKAWVKKYFRFTAIALTLVLISWFFLPQQMNTGLIPIVLLLIYRSAVKAFATNDTNLPGGRQVKTNLIFRKFVSIRAIKEH from the coding sequence ATGCTAAAACTCCGGATACTCATTTCATTTTTCATTCTTAATTTTTCATTTTTAATTTTTAATTCTGCCCGTGCACAGCCTGCCTCGCCGGCAGACAGGGACAGCTCCCGCCTCCGCATCTCCCTGCTCACCTGCACCCCCGGCGAAGAACTCTATTCCACCTTCGGGCACAGCGCCTTCCGGGTGATCGACAGCAATGCGGTAACCGACATCGTTTACAACTACGGCACGTTCAATTTTGACGATGATGGTTTCTATTTAAAGTTTGTGAGGGGCAAACTGCTGTACTATATCTCCACAGAATATTTTTCCAGCTTCAGGGATTTCTATCAGTCCGAGAACAGGGGAATGACCGAGCAGGTACTGAACCTGTCGGCTTCCGAAAAAATAAACATCCGCCGTTTTTTGAACAAGAACAGTAAAGAAGAAAATAAATACTATAAGTACGATTTCTTTTTCGACAACTGCACCACCCGGCTCCGTGACATCCTGAAAAAGAACCACGATTCCGCTTTCACTTTCAGGCCCGTGATGCCCGCCGGTACCACGTTCCGGGATGCGATCTATGAATACCTGGATAAGAACAATAAACACTGGAGTAAACTGGGCATCGACATTTTACTGGGCCTGCCCTGCGACGGGGTGATGACCGCAGAACAGATGCAGTTCCTGCCCGATAACCTGATGAAAAGCCTGGACAGCGCCACTCACCCGCTGGTTCTTTCGCACCAGGAGCTTTACAGCATACAGGAAGAAAAAAATAATACTTCGTTTTTCACACCGCTCACCGTTTTCAGTTTGCTGTTTGGGTTCATCTTTTTAATTGGCTTTGTAAAGAATAAATTCATCCAGGGATTGCTGCAGGGATTCGACGGGCTCTTCTTCTTCCTCACCGGCGCCCTGGGCATTGTTCTCATCTTCATGTGGACCGCCACCGACCACCAGATGTGTAAGAATAATCTCAACCTGTTATGGGCCTGGCCCACACATGCTTTCGTGTCATTTTTAGTGAACAGCCAAAAAGCCTGGGTGAAAAAATATTTCCGGTTCACGGCCATTGCACTGACCCTTGTGCTGATCAGCTGGTTCTTTTTACCTCAACAGATGAATACGGGGTTGATCCCTATTGTGCTGCTGCTGATCTACCGGAGTGCTGTAAAGGCATTTGCCACGAATGACACGAACCTGCCTGGTGGTAGACAGGTTAAAACGAATTTAATCTTCCGTAAATTCGTGTCAATTCGTGCAATCAAAGAACATTAA
- a CDS encoding alpha/beta fold hydrolase: MVPDLPGSGKSGVISSQSAVGMEEYAEIIKAILVEEKIEKSTMLGHSLGGYITLAFAEKYPGMLNSFGLVHSTAFADSEEKKAARLKSIEFIKKYGAYDFLRTTIPGLSGRCNGHEDRDQKLKTR; encoded by the coding sequence ATTGTTCCAGACCTGCCGGGAAGTGGTAAGTCAGGGGTTATCAGTTCGCAGTCGGCAGTTGGCATGGAAGAGTATGCTGAAATTATAAAAGCGATCCTGGTTGAAGAAAAGATTGAAAAAAGTACAATGCTTGGACACAGCCTGGGTGGTTACATCACATTGGCTTTTGCAGAAAAATATCCGGGCATGCTTAACTCCTTCGGCCTGGTCCATTCCACCGCTTTTGCTGACAGTGAAGAGAAAAAAGCCGCCCGGTTAAAATCCATTGAGTTTATCAAAAAGTACGGTGCATACGATTTCTTAAGAACCACCATCCCCGGCCTGTCAGGCCGATGCAATGGTCATGAGGATCGTGACCAGAAATTGAAAACTCGTTGA
- a CDS encoding alpha/beta hydrolase, whose translation MINRPDRTAVLKNFSKPILFIIGEQDNAVPFAQSMQQCYLPVQSHIHILRNSAHMGMLEETAATNNFLLGFLQ comes from the coding sequence ATGATCAACCGCCCCGACCGTACGGCTGTTTTGAAAAACTTCAGCAAACCCATCCTTTTCATCATCGGCGAACAGGATAATGCCGTTCCCTTTGCCCAGAGCATGCAGCAGTGTTACCTGCCCGTTCAGTCGCACATACACATACTGCGTAACAGCGCCCATATGGGCATGCTGGAGGAAACAGCAGCCACAAATAACTTTTTGTTAGGTTTTTTGCAATAA